GTATATTAAGTATAATGTTCATGTTCTTCATTTTATGACCATTGTTGTGAATGTAAATGTACAAAATGATTAACCTCTTCAAAGCAATATACTTTCTGTTTTTAGCTTTTTTATGTGTATAACCATGAGTGTTGGatgcaaaaataaaaacagaaagatTTGTGATGAAGTGACAGATAGACAAGGATAGGGTTTAATAATAGGTTCTAGTTCAAGACTTCCGTAGATCATATAGAACATACCCTTTATAAAGTTAATACTTGTtaggaaatataattttttaaagatataaacaaatttttatatctacaattattttattgtaacaTAATTTACTCCCAAAATCACCAGGTGACTGAGCTTTCAgtatttatcaaatatttttaaattctttatatGGTATCAGTTTGCAGGTGCAGCACAGTCTCTTGGTGCTGGTGCTATCTTGGTAAATCCGTGGAACATCACAGAAGTTGCTGCTTCTATTGGTTATGCGTTGGATATGCCAGCTGATGAAAGAGAAAAACGGCATCAGTTTAATTTCAAACATGTGAAGACTCACACATCACAAGAATGGGCTGCAACTTTTGTGAGGTTAATCCTATAACACTGCTTGCGCTTTGTTCTTCTCGGGTcagttttgtttcttgttttatttttcttgtaaacCAAGCATCCTACCTGCAATAGTTAGGATAAGATGGAACAGTTACAGATGACAACTTGATGCCTTGAGCCTGCCATCCATTACATTATTTTCACAAGGACTAGCATGACAGAAAAAGTtgagaaattttgttttatgatATGCCTATGTAATATCATTCAATTTGTTTTATGCAAAGTAGATAAAAGAAAAGGCTTCACCGGTTTCTTTATTCTTTTGAACAATCCAATTTTAGGTAAGTTGTCAATTGCAAATATAGTTGATCAAATATTGTCACTGGAAAAATGGAAATTCCATTATTTGAAATAGCCATATTAGCTTTGTCTATTGCTCAAGATTTTGACCTGACCTTCTAATGATGATCTGTGCCACTTTTGCTTTTCATGATTATTTATTCTACAAGGTTTTTCTTTTTGCACAGTGAACTGAATGATACCATTGTTGAAGCTCAGCTTAGGACAAGACAAGATCCTCCGTTGCTTCCCAACAAAGTGGCAGTTGACTGTTACTCAAAATCCAATAACCGATTAATCATACTGGTAAGCTGTTAGTTGGATCATCAAACTCTGAATAAAGGACTGTTCCAAATTAGTCATCCTATTTGGCGCAGTAAGTATTATGCTTACATTTGGATACCGAAACTAACTTGATATTACATGTACAAGTCTACCGCACATGTTAAATAGAAACAGAATTGAGGACTTGTGTGTTTCCACTAGTTTTTGTGAATGATAACTGCACTGCAGGGTTTCAATGCCACTTTGACTGAACCAGTGGATTCCCTTGGACGGGCTGGTCAAATTAGAGAACTGGAACTTAAATTACACCCAAATCTGAAGGAAACTTTAAAGAAGCTATCCGATGATCCACAGACAACAATAGTACTTCTCAGTGGGAGCAATCGAGCAGTCCTGGACAAAGTATTATCAAGAAAAGTCCATgtgtttttttcattttcagcaACATTTGCTTTTGGACTAACAACTACTTCATGCAGAACTTCAGTGAATTTAATATGTGGTTGGCAGCGGAAAATGGGATGTTTTTGCGACTCACTTCAAGTGAGTGGATGACAACCATGCCTGAAAATTTATGCATGGATTGGGTTGATAGCGTGAAGGTAGACTGGTTGCATGAATCCAAGCGTTTCTCATATCAAGTTCCTTTATTTTTCTAGTCtgaattttttcatatttttataaaattccaGCATGTCTTTGAGTATTTTACTGAAAGAACTCCACGGTCTCATTTTGAGCTTAGGGAGACTTCAATAGTATGGAATTACAAGTATGCAGGTATCTGACAATTTTTGTTCCCATATTCCCTTTTATTTTTCAACCTACTAATTTTCTTCTAATAAGACTTTTCTGTTGATACACATCATCACTTTACTCCCTTCCTAGAAAAGTGGGAGCCTTCTATGGTTCATTGCTAACTTATTGTGACTGCAATTAATATTAGATGTTGAATTTGGAAGGATTCAAGCAAGAGATTTGCTTCAGCATCTGTGGACAGGACCAATATCAAATGCATCTCTTGATGTTGTCCAAGGTGGTCGATCAGTTGAGGTGCGCACAGTTGGCGTGTCAAAGGTATAATAAGCAATTTCAGTTGGCTATTAGAGTCTCTCACCTATCCTTTTCTGTTCAGAAACTTTATTTCCTCTACATGCTAGCACCTGACACTTCTTTTTATTGTCTTCCTACTTGGTATTTTGGAACAGGGAGCAGCTATTGATCGTATCCTTGGAGAGATAGTCCATAACAAAGGCATGAAGGCACCAATTGATTATGTCCTATGCATTGGGCACTTTCTAGCCAAGGTGAGTGTACTTCATTTGATTTTCTATTCTTAGTTCAGCTGTGGCTTTGTACTTTCAGAGAAGTAGCACTAAAAATGACTAGAGTGTTGCCTTGTAACAGTATCGTGACTATCCTAATGTTAGAACATCAATTGATAAggtaataaattataatattgaacACTGAAATCACACGTAATACAGAAATACATTTACTTTCCCGCAGAAAGAAGTCTCCCTACAGATAGTATTCAATGTCCACAGCCTGAAAATAACTACACACTCCCTATTTACATAACTTACTGCTATATATGTACCCCTAATAAATAACTGCCAGCAGGTATTTTCCATGCATAACATAGCTACCAAAAATATAGGCCTTTCTATGAATACAGATTTTCATACAGAACTACTTTCTAAAAGATTTGATAAAtacaaaactaattttttatcaCATGTACTCCTAATAGTTAACTACCTAAAACCCATAAAGAATCCTTTCCAAAATAATTTGGATCTCAGTTCCCATCACCCAAGGACTAGACACATTTTTCAAAGCTGGAATgtaaaaattagaatgaaattcttgGAGAATATTGATTTTATATTGATCTTAcatcaaactaaaattaactgTGTATAAATGAGCTGTTTCAGGACGAAGATGTGTATAAATTTTTTGAGCCAGAGCTCCCTTGTGAATCACCTCCAGTGCCAAGAGCTATGCTATGCAAATCCAATTCATACAGACCATCATCTGTGCAAAAATTAACAGCCAACAGAGCCGGGATTAAGACAGCTCATTACAAGAAACAACGTTCGTTGTCAAACATAGAAAAGAGAGAAATTGACCAATCGAGACCAACATATCGTGATAAAATATCACAGCATGAGGGTTCCTCAGTGCTTGATCTAAAAGGTGATAATTACTTCTCTTGTGTTGTTGGACGGAAAAGATCAAGTGCACGTTACCTTCTTAAAACCTCAGATGATGTTGTCAACCTCTTAAGTGACTTGGCAAAACATTCTTCACCAACAACTTAGCTGATTGtcttttatattgttttttgtTGGTGAAGTGTCTATTCTTGTCAATTGATTCGGCAATGCTCTGTATATCTCATTGCTAGGCATAAACTGACTAATAATTGAACCTGGGACAGGCACGCAGTAAGCGTACCTTGACAGTTACAAGACCATGTGATTTGAATGAATGCAGACATTGGCAACATACTCTTAGCATATTTGTATCTCTCAAACCTAGGTTTGAAACTTCTgctaaaaaaaatacttgtttATGGTTTTCTTTAAGAATTGCTTTTACTTTTTCCTCAAAGCACGATTAACAGAAAGCAAAAAAAAGTGCTGGTTTTTGCCTTGGACTGAGAATTTTACACTGAAGTTTACTCTAAACTGCTTTTGACATCATTATTCCTAAAAATTGATCACTTCCCTTCAGATCAATTTATTCATAAATCAAAATGTTTTTATGTTGTGAATTTTTTACTAAACATCTGAGGCATGTAATGAGGACATCTCAattattttcaaagattttcaAATCAATGTCCACAAATTTTCTGCACAAGTTTAATACATCCTATTacattgtgttttttttatcatctagTTAGTTTTAAGTTTAAAACCAATTCTTGTCCAAATTTAAAGcagtttaaattaaatttttttagtttattttattgataaatacATTTCATTTTACCCCTTTCGTATgttttcacacaaaaaaaaacatttgtttTAGAGAtacataaaaacaaattttaaaccaTTCAAAACTaagtttataatatattaaaatcatcAAACATAATTCAAAGAATACGTTGGCTAATACAAAgactattataattatatacatatggTTGTGtgctaaaataattttaaaaaattatgtatatttGGTTCTGTATTTATTTGGTATCAAGTTGTATTATCGCATGAGGATCATCGTCACTGAACCTGTAATCTCAACTTTCCACCCTATAAAAAGGAGACAAGGTAGCAATGATATCTCATGGTAAATAGCATGTAGCAAGATTTGTTGACAAAAAACCAGTCGAATACCCTTGGAACTTAAAGCCAGTAACAAACAGAAAAATAATGCTTCTATTTTTCAATTGATATCAATAAATGAGAATACAAAACATGGAATCATACACTTATTCAGTGACAtacaaatatttagaaaaatggCCGCCTAACCAAAGCTTTCACTGTCTCATAATGCTCTTGAACCAAGTTTTATACTTGGTGTGGtattaatgaagaaaataagatcACCTATTTCCTAGCTAATGAATGGTTGCATCAAGAAAACAATTAgccaaagaaaaattaattCAGTGCAAGTTTAAGCTGGGGCAGAATGGTGTTGAAATGATGAGATAAACCTCAAATCAAGTcctaaacaacttgaattaattCCCAGGTGCTATTCTTCTAGTCTTTGTGTGCTTTGGCACATATGCATATTGTCCAAAGTCCACGGTTTTTTGCCTATGAATTATGATAAACAGGTCACATAGGAAAGTCTAAGGGATAATAAATTCAGTATTAGCAAAGAAAGATTACCTATTATTAGAAGTGTTCGGAAGATCTTTCACCGGAGCACGGAGACCACTGACACGAGTGCCAGAAGTGCATCTAAAGGATGATATCACAGAGACAAATCTTTCCATAGACTTCTCAGCTATTTCTGAATACTGACCCAGATGGGAAATGTTTGTCCCGAATTTTTCTTCACTACTATTCTCTGTAAATGGTCCTTCAACATTGTGATCACAGCAACCTAAATTCAAGAAACATCAAAATTCAGAGAAACTTCACCAAGATATTTCCTACATGATTGTTTAAAAAACATGCAGAGTTGTTTCTTGGTGATATCATTTCCGAACCCTAACTTAATCCATTTCCTAAATCAAATATCTTTCTTATGGCTGAGCTTTTTTGGTGATTAGGTAATCTCCATTTCTTCTTTATTGACCATCTCCTTTCATCATTTTCCTCCTTCCCTTGCATAAGAAGCATGATTTATGAAATTCATTTCCAACTTTCACATGAGGGTTAATAGTTAATACCGATAAATCAAGTATCTTCTCCAACTCAGACAACATCACGGGTCAGTACTTTATTCTACTAAAACACACAGTcgatattaaattatttaagataAGCTACAGTTTAGATATTCTACTAAGACACCAGTCTGTATTTTAAAAGATAAGCTACTGTTTAGAATCAATAagacttttaattttttttatttttttaaataaaagctttcatgttaggcatcactcaATAAGACTTTTAATTATCCATAAGCCAAATTGGCAAGAAAATGAAACTGAAAATGAAATTTCTCAATGAACTGGTCCATCAGTATGTATAGAATCTCCTGTGGAAGTTGTAATGTCAGTCTTAAAAGATTATACATCAGTGATATCCACCACTTTGGACAGCGAGTAAAATggaagcaaaagaaaaaaaagacatAATTGGTGGAATAGCAAGACAATTAACAGTAGCTATTTCACTTGTGAAGGTGAAACCCACTAATATTTCTTCAAATTGATTTATACCGTTAATATGAGGAGGTGAAGCACGCTGCGTTTGCCTGAGGTGCAAATTTTCCTGGAAAAAGTCAAGCCATCAGTGGAAAACTAAAAGTGAGTGCTAAAGAAAACCAAAGGTTCAAAGTTAAGAAATCCTACATGTTGAATATTGTCATTAGGGAATATCTTCCTTTTCAAGtctttatttttcaaatggttgttACATAAATCACTGTCAGATATGGCACTTCTTCTGTTGTCAATGACTATGCCAGAGGATGGGTAATCTTGTTTTTCATCACAAACATTCTTTTCTACTTGCTTGTGCTGAAAATAAGCACTCCTTACAATTACCTTTCTTGTCTCCCTGGTTTTTCCTTCAACTATGTCATGGAATCCCTGGTCTTTATTCTTCAAATGGCTATTACATAAATCGGTGTCAGATATGGCATTTTTTCTCTCATCAATGACAATGCCAGAGGACTGGTACTCTTGTTTCTCGTCACAAACATTTTTTTCCACTTGTTTGTGCTGAAAATAAGCACTCCTTACAATTACCTTTCTTGTTGTCTCCCTGGTTTTTCCTTCAACTATGTCATGAAATCCCTGGTTTTTATTCTTCAAATGATCATTACATAAATCACTGTCAGATATGGCATTTTTTCTCCCTTCAAGGACAATGCTAGAGGACTGGTACTCATGTTTCTCATCACAAACATTCTTTTCCACTTGCTTGTGCTGAAAATAAGCACTCCTAACAATAACCTTTCCAGTTGCCTCCCTGGTTTTTTCTTCTACTGTGTCTTGGACATTAGTGCGTCCATGCTCCTTGTGCAAACCCAAACACGGTTTATGAATTGGCTGCCTGGGCTGTTGCAGTACTGCATGTTCAGGGCTTTTCTTCTCCTCACCCACCATAGAAACTTAATTCATGCAAACAATGTAATGAGTATCATCAACTAACACATGTAAAGGCATCAGAAATTAGATTTTCCCATCCAAAAGACCAAATCAAACCAGCAAATTTATAGCTTACCATGGTATGGAGACTCTGTAAATTCAGAAATTTTTGTGGCAGAATCATATTCAatctaaagaagaaaaagggaaaaataagttaaaaattatcTAAAAGAGTTTAAGTACCTACAATGAGCAGAATTTTCACTATTACAGTTCAATATTCAGGCAACTTACATGGCTATTAGGATGACAGGCACTTCCCCAATTCTCAGAGTGAATGAGTGATGCAGTACAATTCTTTGTTTCCTTAGCAGCAGTAGGTGACACCCGAGGTGCTCTGAATTTCCTTTTTGCTTCAAGAGAAGCAACACCTTTCATGGCTAAGGAAAAGTTACTCTGAGGAGGAATAAAAGAAACACTGCTACTTACAAGTGGCAGTATGTCGTTAAGAAACATTGACCCTAAATGCCATCATAATTCAATGCCTCAAGTTGATTGTTTTGAATGTTATATTATTGTTTTCAATGTTCTGTAGTTATTTTGAATGTTATATAATCTTGAATCTGAAATTTCAGAACATTGGCAACTAAAGCATCAACAGCATCAGGACATTCGGAGTGAACCATAAAGTGCATTCCTCCCTTTTAAACAAGCTAAACTGATTGAAATCAATTGAAGAATGCTTCTTAGGATACAAAAATACTTGGTCAAGAGATTCTTCTGCACGGGCAAATCAATCTTTTTCTTTGTACTTTCAGAATGAGGAGTTTTGAATTGACTAGTTCCTGCAATTGCCAATCTGGCTGTAAGATTCTCTCCCTGCCATTTAAAAAGAAATGGACTTCAACCAACAGTGCCCTTTAAACAAGAAGGCTATAAAATTTTGAGGACGCATACATCCATGTCCAATGTTTACCTTGCTTTTCTTAATACTTGTTGAAAAGAAATAGTAACGATTTATTCATATTTCCTCAAGctttatttacaatatttttagCATGTAAGCATGCATCTCACCCAAAACTTCATAAAATAGTATGCTCAGTGAAATAGTTGGCAGAAAGTATCCTCATTGTAGAATTTATACATACTCACACTCATCCATGCAAACACAAAAAGGAACAGTGCAGTCTTTTCAGTTGTCAATTCTATTCATGTCATTTTCAAAACTCATTTTCTTTCACAATCATGCAAATTATCCTTCTTATTCCAAAACTGAAGAATGAAATCAATCATATTATTTTGAACAAGACACGCACTAAAGGCATGGATATTTCAGTTAAATAGAAAATTTACTGATTCATTTTAACAAACACAGTTTCTTATGGATAAAGATATAAAGAAGAAATTAAACGGCTTACCTCAAATGGCATTTTGGTAATTGGATCAAGATCCCCTTTTGCTATTCTTTGTGCTATATCTTTTGGCATGGGTGTATCCCAGGTTAAGGTATACTTTCAAGTAAGATCCTATCATAGACGGTTGAACAAAAATGGAGCAGAgtgatattaatttaaaatgacAAAAGAACATTAAGAAATAAGGATATGGGCCTAAAAAGTCTAACTCGACACCAATATCATCAGGTATCTTAGACAAATGGacaatattttcattaattggATCATAAACTCGTTGATATTGGAAAGTATGTAATGCCTTCTTGAATGACTCTTCATAAAAGGGAGGCACAGAAACTCCACTGTATCTCAAATGCTTAAGAACCTGAAACATTGGAATTGGCATTAGAAATAGAAAATTTTCATATAGAAAGATTTACATATAAGatttaaaagatatatattattaaaaaaaaaacactttctGGGATTTCTGCTGTGTATAGATGTACCTGACTGCTTGAGTGGgtttaaacataaataaaaaaagaacatTGACGGCTAATACAATCCTTATTGATTTTTAAGGTCCTGATCATGCTTGTTAGGTGTATCAGCCGCACTTACCTTGTCATaacttctaaatttttttatgcttGCATGGGCTCTTTTAAGACCCATACCTGGCAAGGACTGAAGATAGTCACACCCACTCAAAATACACATTTCAAGAACCATTTGTCTGTTGAACCCCTCGAAACTAAGCTCCTTATTCTTTTGTAGCATGGAGTACTGGAACTGAACACCTTGACCAAACTTGTCCATTTTAAAGAGAATCTAAATTTTCAAGGAAGAAACAGGCCAATAAAAAAACAAGGAGTTACATAAAAAAGTAGGAAGAAATATACAGTAGAAAACAAATAACATAAAACATTTATATGTTAAGCCACGTGGTAAACTTACTCTAGGGCAGCCAAATGGTATAAGATCAGAATCTTCAGTTATAACTACATCAACTTGTCCACTAATTGCCAAGAATGTCATCTGGGCATCTGCCTCGTAAGGAGCAACAATATACTGCACATTCTCCTGCTTCAATACCTTGCACAAAAAAACAATGCTAAACATTTATTTGGAGATATAATAGAACTGTAAGAGATATTATTTGATCTTAGTAATAAGGGAAATGGGTACAACTAATAATTAGGAATATTCTCGATTATTATCCATTATTAGGTTTTCCTATATTATACAAATAATTATGCTGCAATCCTCCATTCACCAATGCTGACCCTCCTTTCTCCGACAAGCAGAAAACATCCAAGACACTATCTCCCGACAACCACCACTGTGCAAGAATCACTGCCTAAATTCGTCGCACAAGCTTCCTATCTTTGACTTGTCCAAATCAGCTGTTATATTCTAAAGTTTtaggatttaattagttaggattttattaggattttatcatttatctttatcatttgtaatctttagtactctataaatagagtattgaactattatttgggatatgaataatatatgcactttgtttccttttctcaaTTCTCTATCATATACTTTATCATTGTTCCTATTCTTGGTATAATCGGAAGCCACCTAAAGTTCCCTTTGTCCAAAGCCTAATTGTTCTTCGAAATCTCTTACGAGAGGACCTAGACGCTCCTGCACACGATCGTTCATATCAATTGGTATCAGCTAGGACCTTCCAGCACTTTCAATGGCAGATTCAACACGCTCCGCTCAAGCTACTAAGGAGATGGAAGATCGAATCTCCCAAAGGATGGATAATAGGTTTATGGAACTCGCGACTACATTGAATGGAACCTTGACTCTTTCTATGAAAGACACCATCCAGGATTTACTTACTCAATCTTGAGGTGAACACTCCCCTCGACCCTCACAGGACACAATGTCGCGCGGACCTCGAACGGGGTCTTCTTATGTGTGTGGCACGCGGTTGGCACGCATCGACTTTCCTCGATTCAATGGCGAAAATGTTAACCAGTGGATTTATCAATGCGAAAATTATTTTCTCATTGACAAGACTTCAGAGGAATTCAAGGTACAGTTGGCACTTATGCATCTAGAAGGCAAGGCCTTGCAATGGCATACTGCACTTATGAACTCTGATTTAGATATGGATGCACCTTCATGGCCAGGATTCACCAAAAGTCTAAAAGATCGGTTTGGTGCAATTGGCGATGATCCCATGGTTGCGTTGATGCGTCTGCGACAAAAGACTTCAGTTGATGCCTAT
The sequence above is a segment of the Phaseolus vulgaris cultivar G19833 chromosome 2, P. vulgaris v2.0, whole genome shotgun sequence genome. Coding sequences within it:
- the LOC137812190 gene encoding exonuclease 1 — protein: MGIQGFLPLLKSIMVPINIKDLKGCSVAVDTYSWLHKGALSCSTELCKGIPTTRHIEYCMHRVNLLRHYGVKPILVFDGGLLPMKSEQEIKRARVRKDNFARAVEHESDGNSAAAYECYQKAVDISPQVALELIQVLKQENVQYIVAPYEADAQMTFLAISGQVDVVITEDSDLIPFGCPRILFKMDKFGQGVQFQYSMLQKNKELSFEGFNRQMVLEMCILSGCDYLQSLPGMGLKRAHASIKKFRSYDKVLKHLRYSGVSVPPFYEESFKKALHTFQYQRVYDPINENIVHLSKIPDDIGVELDFLGPPMPKDIAQRIAKGDLDPITKMPFEGENLTARLAIAGTSQFKTPHSESTKKKIDLPVQKNLLTKYFCVASLEAKRKFRAPRVSPTAAKETKNCTASLIHSENWGSACHPNSHIEYDSATKISEFTESPYHVSMVGEEKKSPEHAVLQQPRQPIHKPCLGLHKEHGRTNVQDTVEEKTREATGKVIVRSAYFQHKQVEKNVCDEKHEYQSSSIVLEGRKNAISDSDLCNDHLKNKNQGFHDIVEGKTRETTRKVIVRSAYFQHKQVEKNVCDEKQEYQSSGIVIDERKNAISDTDLCNSHLKNKDQGFHDIVEGKTRETRKVIVRSAYFQHKQVEKNVCDEKQDYPSSGIVIDNRRSAISDSDLCNNHLKNKDLKRKIFPNDNIQHENLHLRQTQRASPPHINGCCDHNVEGPFTENSSEEKFGTNISHLGQYSEIAEKSMERFVSVISSFRCTSGTRVSGLRAPVKDLPNTSNNRQKTVDFGQYAYVPKHTKTRRIAPGN